One genomic segment of Verrucomicrobiota bacterium includes these proteins:
- a CDS encoding Fis family transcriptional regulator, giving the protein MKQEHVGSEFDAYLKQENLLAECEAGALKRVVAWQIEREMKRRKISRARLASRMKTSRATLDRLFAQNESAVTLQLLERAALALGRKLKVELA; this is encoded by the coding sequence ATCAAACAAGAGCACGTCGGTTCTGAGTTCGATGCTTACCTTAAGCAGGAGAATCTGCTTGCCGAGTGCGAAGCGGGCGCGCTCAAGCGCGTCGTCGCCTGGCAAATTGAGCGCGAGATGAAGCGCCGCAAGATTTCTCGCGCCAGGCTCGCCAGCCGCATGAAAACAAGCCGCGCGACGCTCGACCGCTTGTTTGCCCAAAACGAATCTGCGGTGACACTTCAGCTTTTGGAACGAGCCGCCCTCGCGCTTGGACGCAAGCTCAAGGTGGAACTGGCGTGA
- a CDS encoding type II toxin-antitoxin system VapC family toxin — MIAVDSNLLIYAHKQGSPFHAAAAEAVDSLRHQAAPWAIPWPCIHEFIGIVTHPGIYKPASTLLQALSFVDSLLASPHLHLLAESPGYFDKLREIASAARLKGPRIHDARVAALCLHHGVRELWSADRDFSGFLQLKVRNPLME, encoded by the coding sequence ATGATCGCGGTTGACTCCAACCTGCTGATCTACGCGCATAAGCAGGGCAGCCCGTTCCATGCGGCGGCCGCTGAAGCGGTTGATTCACTGCGGCATCAGGCTGCACCCTGGGCCATCCCATGGCCGTGCATACACGAATTCATCGGCATCGTGACGCATCCGGGCATCTACAAGCCGGCGTCCACGTTGCTGCAAGCCTTGAGTTTCGTGGACTCGCTGCTCGCGTCGCCGCACCTGCATCTGCTGGCGGAAAGCCCAGGCTATTTCGACAAGCTACGTGAAATCGCCTCAGCCGCGCGGCTGAAAGGCCCGCGCATTCATGATGCGCGCGTCGCCGCGCTCTGTTTGCACCACGGCGTGCGTGAACTGTGGTCCGCAGACCGCGACTTTTCCGGGTTCTTGCAACTCAAGGTGCGCAACCCCCTGATGGAATGA
- a CDS encoding DUF2191 domain-containing protein, with translation MKTTIEIADDLFERAQRLARRQKTTFRSLTEQGLRLVLNESQIKPKKLPPLVTVPGALTDEFKNAPWEKIRDEIYKGRGA, from the coding sequence ATGAAGACCACCATTGAAATTGCCGATGACCTGTTCGAACGCGCCCAGCGGCTGGCCCGAAGACAGAAAACGACGTTTCGTTCGTTGACGGAGCAAGGGCTGCGGCTCGTTTTGAACGAAAGTCAAATCAAACCCAAGAAACTTCCTCCACTCGTCACTGTCCCGGGCGCATTGACTGATGAATTCAAAAACGCCCCATGGGAGAAGATTCGCGACGAAATCTACAAGGGACGCGGCGCATGA
- a CDS encoding SDR family oxidoreductase, translating to MRPFENRTAIVTGGAAGIGRALCERLAESGSRVVVADINDGGAEEVAALLRERGARAEAVRADVSDAAEVEALVDDTAARHGRLDFMFNNAAIAAVGELRDGNIADFRRVVDVNLFGVVHGTMAAHSVMLRQGFGHILNVAQVTGLMPTPILSAYSTTKWAIVGFSTAVRAEAAGLGVKISVACPGLVQTDIAERNAYWNVRKEDYCADRGIDDRSTGEP from the coding sequence ATGCGGCCTTTTGAGAATCGCACGGCCATCGTGACTGGAGGAGCCGCGGGCATCGGACGCGCGTTATGCGAACGCCTCGCTGAATCCGGATCGCGTGTCGTGGTGGCTGATATCAACGACGGTGGCGCGGAGGAAGTAGCTGCACTCCTCCGAGAGCGAGGCGCTCGGGCCGAAGCGGTGCGGGCAGATGTTTCCGACGCGGCGGAAGTCGAGGCCCTTGTCGATGACACCGCGGCGCGGCATGGCCGTCTCGATTTCATGTTCAATAACGCAGCCATCGCGGCTGTCGGCGAACTGCGCGATGGAAACATCGCGGATTTCCGCCGGGTCGTGGACGTCAATCTGTTTGGCGTCGTTCATGGCACGATGGCGGCCCATAGCGTGATGTTGCGCCAGGGCTTTGGACACATACTGAATGTGGCCCAGGTCACCGGCTTGATGCCGACGCCGATCCTCTCGGCTTACAGCACGACGAAGTGGGCCATCGTCGGGTTCTCGACCGCGGTGCGTGCAGAAGCTGCCGGTCTGGGGGTAAAAATCAGTGTGGCGTGTCCGGGCCTGGTTCAGACCGACATTGCCGAGCGGAATGCCTACTGGAACGTGCGCAAAGAGGATTACTGTGCAGACCGTGGGATTGACGACAGATCGACCGGAGAACCGTAG
- a CDS encoding UbiD family decarboxylase, protein MAFDSFKQFIDQLDRAGELIRIAPPVATELEITELADRRMKSPGGGKALLIEKPTVNGQVSPFPLAINTMGSWKRMALSLGANSVDEVAAELGSLMKARPPTSFREALKLLSTAMDLRHARPKVVKDGPCREVIHRFDPPPTREEPWPPAPKVPFSRPPDTFSPSVGERDGVRGLVRGEGRSERVQLETRNPKLQTLLNLPIQKCWPLDGGRFITLPCVVTRDPDTGERNVGMYRMQIYDERTTGMHWQLQKVGARHGRRYYETGTRMPVAVFLGGDPVFAFAATAPLPDGLDEFLLAGYLRKKSVELIKCETNDLEVPANADFVIEGYVDPREPLREEGPFGDHTGYYTLPEPYPVFHVTAITHRKDAVYPATIVGMPPMEDFYIGSASVKLFLPIFKMNFPEIVDIALPAEGVFHNLVFVSIKKTYPMQAYKIMHGLWGMGQMMFTKYIVVVDDDVDVHNTSEVLFRLCANTDPQRDSIFTKGPADVLDHATSEIAVGSKLGIDATKKLPGEGFKRAWPPLIKMDDTVKAKVEKLFGVNP, encoded by the coding sequence ATGGCCTTCGACTCCTTCAAGCAGTTCATCGATCAACTCGACCGCGCCGGCGAACTCATCCGCATCGCTCCGCCCGTCGCGACCGAACTCGAAATCACGGAACTCGCCGATCGCCGGATGAAGTCGCCCGGCGGCGGCAAAGCCCTGTTGATTGAGAAGCCCACGGTGAATGGCCAGGTGTCGCCCTTTCCTCTGGCGATCAATACGATGGGCTCCTGGAAGCGGATGGCGTTGAGCCTGGGTGCAAATTCCGTGGATGAAGTCGCCGCCGAACTCGGCTCGCTCATGAAGGCCAGGCCGCCAACTTCATTCCGGGAAGCGTTGAAGTTGTTGAGCACGGCGATGGATCTGCGCCACGCCAGGCCCAAAGTGGTCAAGGATGGCCCGTGCCGAGAAGTGATTCACAGATTCGACCCGCCACCTACTCGCGAAGAGCCGTGGCCGCCTGCGCCAAAAGTCCCCTTCTCCCGTCCTCCGGACACCTTCTCCCCCTCGGTGGGGGAGAGGGATGGGGTGAGGGGGCTGGTTCGTGGGGAGGGTCGAAGTGAGCGCGTTCAACTCGAAACCCGAAACCCGAAACTCCAAACCCTGTTGAATCTCCCGATTCAAAAATGCTGGCCGTTGGATGGCGGCCGCTTCATCACGTTGCCTTGTGTCGTGACGCGCGACCCCGACACCGGCGAGCGCAATGTCGGCATGTATCGGATGCAGATTTATGACGAGCGCACTACCGGCATGCACTGGCAGCTTCAGAAAGTCGGCGCGCGACACGGCCGTCGCTATTACGAAACCGGCACGCGCATGCCCGTGGCGGTATTTCTTGGCGGCGATCCTGTGTTCGCCTTCGCCGCCACCGCGCCGTTGCCGGATGGCCTGGACGAATTCCTCCTTGCCGGTTACCTCCGCAAAAAATCCGTGGAGCTGATCAAGTGTGAGACCAACGACCTTGAAGTCCCCGCCAACGCCGACTTCGTGATCGAAGGCTACGTTGACCCGCGCGAGCCGTTGCGCGAGGAAGGCCCGTTCGGCGACCACACCGGTTATTACACCTTGCCCGAGCCGTATCCCGTCTTCCACGTCACCGCCATCACGCACCGCAAGGACGCCGTGTACCCGGCGACCATCGTGGGCATGCCGCCAATGGAAGATTTCTACATCGGCAGCGCGTCCGTGAAACTTTTCCTGCCCATCTTCAAAATGAATTTCCCGGAGATCGTGGACATCGCTTTGCCGGCGGAAGGCGTTTTCCACAACCTCGTCTTCGTGAGCATCAAGAAGACCTACCCGATGCAAGCCTACAAAATCATGCACGGCCTCTGGGGCATGGGCCAGATGATGTTCACCAAATACATCGTCGTGGTCGATGACGACGTGGACGTGCACAACACCAGCGAGGTGCTCTTCCGTCTCTGCGCCAACACCGACCCGCAACGCGACAGCATCTTCACCAAAGGCCCTGCGGACGTGCTGGATCATGCTACGTCTGAAATCGCGGTCGGCTCGAAGTTGGGGATAGACGCAACGAAGAAACTGCCGGGGGAGGGATTCAAGAGAGCATGGCCGCCGCTCATCAAGATGGATGACACGGTGAAGGCCAAGGTGGAGAAACTGTTCGGCGTGAATCCGTGA
- a CDS encoding DUF1552 domain-containing protein — MKKLPNLNSDLAAQRYASLSRRQFLRGLGTCLALPAFESFRPFAVRAQDLKAAAHLGASSTDAPVRMAFVYFPNGAIQDAWWPTGEGKEFEINKTMQPLASVKDHLQILSGLDCKGATPGPDGPGDHARASGSFLTGVRVKKTAGADIHANISIDQVAANQIGHLTRFPSLELSCDYVRKSGSCDSGYSCAYQYNLAWRSATQPLAPEPNPRLLFERLFGAGSHGERAESLKRRQQQQRSILDFVLDDARALQRQLAARDKQKLDDYLTSVREIEQRIQKSERFGAVPDPAIDTPAGIPGSFEDYIQIMYDMMILAFQTDSTRIATFLLAYEGSNRTFKDELGLAEGHHYLTHHQRRQEMIDKVKEIDLWYVKQFARFLEKLEQTRDVDGRSLLHNSMIVYGSGNADGNRHTHVNLPIILAGAGGGTIAPGRFTKMGSVPITNLYLSMIDRLGVQGVEKHGDSTGRVEGI, encoded by the coding sequence ATGAAAAAGCTTCCTAACCTTAACTCCGACCTCGCTGCCCAACGTTACGCCAGCTTGAGCCGCCGCCAGTTCCTGCGCGGCCTCGGCACTTGCCTAGCGCTGCCGGCCTTCGAGTCGTTTCGCCCGTTCGCCGTTCGCGCGCAGGACTTGAAAGCAGCCGCGCACCTCGGCGCTTCGTCAACGGACGCGCCCGTCCGGATGGCCTTCGTGTACTTTCCGAACGGCGCGATCCAGGATGCGTGGTGGCCCACCGGGGAAGGCAAGGAATTCGAGATCAACAAAACCATGCAGCCGCTCGCGAGTGTCAAAGACCACTTGCAGATTCTCTCAGGCCTCGACTGCAAAGGCGCCACACCCGGCCCGGATGGTCCTGGCGACCACGCGCGCGCCAGCGGCAGTTTTCTCACCGGCGTCCGCGTCAAGAAGACGGCCGGCGCGGACATTCACGCGAACATTTCCATTGACCAGGTCGCAGCCAATCAGATTGGTCACCTGACGCGCTTTCCGTCGCTGGAACTGAGCTGCGATTACGTGCGCAAGTCCGGGAGTTGCGACTCCGGTTATTCCTGCGCTTACCAATACAACCTGGCGTGGCGCTCCGCCACTCAGCCCCTCGCGCCCGAACCGAATCCTCGCCTGCTTTTCGAGCGGCTCTTCGGCGCCGGTTCCCACGGCGAGCGCGCCGAAAGCCTCAAGCGCCGCCAGCAGCAGCAACGCTCCATCCTGGATTTCGTTCTCGACGACGCCCGGGCGCTTCAGCGGCAGCTCGCGGCCCGCGACAAACAAAAGCTCGACGACTATCTCACGAGCGTGCGCGAGATCGAGCAACGCATCCAGAAGTCGGAACGGTTCGGAGCCGTTCCGGACCCGGCGATTGATACGCCCGCGGGAATTCCCGGTTCATTCGAGGATTACATCCAGATCATGTACGACATGATGATTCTGGCGTTCCAGACCGATTCCACGCGCATCGCCACGTTCCTGCTCGCTTATGAAGGCAGCAATCGCACGTTCAAGGACGAACTGGGCCTTGCCGAAGGCCATCATTACCTCACCCATCATCAGCGCCGGCAGGAAATGATCGACAAGGTCAAAGAAATCGATCTCTGGTACGTAAAGCAATTCGCCCGGTTCCTGGAGAAACTGGAACAGACAAGAGACGTCGATGGCCGTTCGCTGCTCCACAACTCGATGATCGTCTATGGCAGCGGCAACGCCGACGGCAACCGCCACACGCACGTCAACCTGCCCATCATCCTGGCCGGCGCCGGCGGCGGCACGATCGCGCCCGGCCGCTTCACCAAGATGGGCAGCGTGCCGATCACGAATCTTTACCTGAGCATGATCGACCGGCTCGGCGTCCAGGGAGTCGAGAAGCACGGCGATTCGACCGGCCGCGTCGAGGGGATTTAA
- a CDS encoding DUF1592 domain-containing protein codes for MSRQRRPSNRADRRCRGALGGWTALLLLAHASAAAENPAIVSFRKDIQPILTEYCYDCHADGTKKGEIAFDELKSDNELLNRDLWWKVLKNVRAGIMPPEKKPRPSFEQRQVLETWIKHQAFGIDPQDPDPGRVTIRRLNRVEYRNTIRDLMGFDFKVEEEFPPDDTGYGFDNIGDVLTVSPLLIEKYMDAAKTIVAGAVPKVSRVIQENRVLGADFLKGEGTNSARMNLYKEWNLARSVSVEKPGTYRLVLEVIASGSFDFDPGRAKMTFKVNDRELLQQEFGWEENKKFRFDFQEKWEPGEYRLGIDLHPLAQPEKKAATGFPRNLSVDLRVAAVTVQGPLEKELWGRPKSFELFFSQDDPVTLAGRRQYAREVLARFTRRAYRRPAEDRTIERLVALAEEVYSQPGKTVEEGIGQAMIAVLASPRFIFRVEESEPLPARPSGRASRSSSLSSPSPRPSPSGRGGILSAAVADSETPDDLERRPGGSLSPGERAGVRGKGAQESHAAQATAKAAFIDEYSLASRLSYFLWSTMPDDQLFQLAERSALRKNLTTQVKQMLNDPRSEAFMQNFTGQWLQARDMDTIDINARAVLAKDDSAGPTETNQVAGGGRRFGFGFRAPKFELDRETRQAMRRETEMFFASVVREDRSVTDLIDSDYTFLNEKLARHYGLTNLNVTGSEMRRVALPKDHPRGGVLTQGTVLTVTSNPTRTSPVKRGLFVLDNILGTPAPPPPGDVPLLEEAEKEFKDREPTLREVLELHRSKPLCSACHSRMDPLGLALESFNALGLWREKERGQPIDPAGKLITGETFTGIRELKRILANDHRTDFYRCLTEKLLTYALGRGLEYYDVEAVDQIIERLERADGRFSALLAGVIESAPFQKRRTVVAAAAAHEIEKHGERGAADRRQSNQYSVIRDQSISTRLEPSGDFKP; via the coding sequence ATGAGCCGCCAAAGACGACCGTCAAACCGCGCCGACCGCAGATGCAGGGGAGCTTTAGGCGGCTGGACTGCACTCCTGTTGCTGGCGCACGCATCGGCTGCCGCTGAGAACCCCGCCATCGTAAGCTTCCGCAAGGACATTCAACCCATCCTCACGGAGTATTGCTACGACTGCCACGCCGACGGCACGAAGAAAGGGGAAATCGCGTTCGACGAACTGAAGTCCGACAACGAGCTGCTCAATCGCGATCTCTGGTGGAAAGTTTTGAAAAACGTGCGCGCCGGCATCATGCCGCCGGAAAAGAAGCCTCGCCCCTCCTTCGAACAACGGCAAGTTCTGGAAACCTGGATCAAACACCAGGCTTTCGGCATCGATCCCCAGGATCCCGATCCGGGCCGCGTCACCATCCGCCGGCTCAACCGCGTCGAGTACCGCAACACGATCCGTGATCTGATGGGTTTCGACTTCAAAGTGGAAGAGGAATTCCCGCCGGACGACACCGGGTACGGCTTCGACAACATCGGGGACGTGCTGACCGTTTCGCCGTTGCTCATCGAAAAATACATGGATGCAGCCAAGACGATTGTGGCGGGCGCGGTGCCGAAAGTTTCTCGGGTGATCCAGGAGAACAGAGTTTTGGGCGCCGACTTCCTGAAGGGCGAGGGCACCAACAGCGCCCGGATGAATCTTTACAAGGAATGGAATCTCGCGCGCTCGGTGAGCGTGGAAAAACCTGGAACTTATCGCCTGGTCCTGGAAGTGATCGCCAGCGGCTCTTTCGACTTCGATCCGGGCCGCGCCAAAATGACTTTCAAAGTCAACGACCGCGAACTGCTGCAACAGGAGTTCGGTTGGGAGGAAAACAAAAAGTTCCGGTTCGATTTCCAGGAGAAATGGGAGCCCGGTGAATACCGGCTTGGCATTGACCTTCATCCGCTGGCTCAGCCGGAGAAGAAAGCTGCGACGGGCTTTCCGCGAAACCTGTCCGTGGATTTGCGGGTCGCCGCGGTCACCGTCCAGGGGCCGTTGGAAAAGGAATTGTGGGGCCGCCCGAAAAGCTTCGAACTTTTCTTCAGCCAGGACGATCCAGTGACGCTCGCGGGGCGACGCCAGTACGCCCGTGAGGTCCTGGCTCGATTCACACGGCGCGCGTATCGAAGGCCCGCGGAGGATCGCACGATCGAACGGCTGGTCGCACTGGCCGAGGAGGTCTATAGCCAGCCGGGCAAGACCGTGGAGGAAGGAATCGGCCAGGCCATGATCGCCGTGCTCGCTTCGCCGCGCTTTATCTTCCGCGTGGAGGAAAGCGAGCCGTTGCCAGCACGTCCGAGCGGCAGAGCTTCTCGATCTTCGTCACTCAGTTCCCCCTCACCCCGGCCCTCTCCCTCAGGGAGAGGGGGTATTCTTTCCGCTGCGGTAGCTGATTCGGAAACTCCGGATGATTTAGAGCGCAGGCCTGGTGGCTCCCTCTCCCCAGGGGAGAGGGCCGGGGTGAGGGGAAAGGGCGCGCAAGAATCCCACGCGGCCCAGGCGACAGCGAAGGCCGCCTTTATCGACGAATACTCCCTGGCCTCCCGGCTCTCCTACTTCCTTTGGTCCACCATGCCGGACGACCAACTCTTCCAATTGGCCGAGCGCAGCGCCCTGCGGAAGAACCTCACCACGCAGGTCAAGCAGATGCTCAACGATCCGCGCTCGGAAGCTTTCATGCAGAATTTCACCGGCCAGTGGCTCCAGGCGCGCGACATGGACACCATCGACATCAACGCCCGCGCCGTCCTGGCGAAGGACGACAGCGCCGGCCCGACCGAGACCAATCAGGTCGCGGGTGGCGGTCGGCGATTCGGCTTCGGTTTTCGCGCGCCCAAGTTCGAGCTGGATCGCGAGACGCGGCAAGCGATGCGGCGCGAGACCGAGATGTTTTTCGCCAGCGTTGTGCGCGAAGACCGCAGCGTGACGGACCTGATCGACAGCGATTACACCTTCCTGAACGAAAAGCTCGCCCGCCATTACGGCCTCACCAATTTGAACGTGACCGGCTCCGAGATGCGGCGCGTCGCGCTGCCCAAAGACCATCCGCGCGGCGGCGTCTTGACGCAGGGGACCGTTCTGACCGTGACCTCGAATCCCACGCGAACGTCGCCCGTGAAGCGGGGCTTGTTCGTGCTGGACAACATTCTCGGCACGCCGGCGCCGCCTCCGCCGGGTGATGTGCCGCTCCTGGAAGAGGCCGAGAAAGAATTCAAAGACCGCGAGCCGACGTTGCGCGAGGTCCTCGAATTGCACCGCAGCAAACCGCTCTGCAGCGCCTGTCATTCCCGGATGGACCCGCTCGGCCTTGCCTTGGAGAGCTTCAATGCGCTCGGTCTCTGGCGTGAGAAGGAACGCGGACAACCGATCGATCCCGCCGGCAAGTTGATCACCGGCGAAACCTTCACCGGCATCCGCGAATTGAAGCGCATCCTGGCCAACGACCATCGAACGGATTTTTACCGCTGTTTGACGGAAAAACTTCTGACTTACGCCCTGGGCCGCGGCCTGGAATACTACGATGTGGAAGCTGTCGACCAAATCATCGAGCGGCTCGAACGGGCCGACGGGCGCTTCTCGGCGCTCCTCGCCGGAGTCATCGAGTCCGCGCCGTTCCAGAAACGCCGGACGGTGGTGGCCGCGGCTGCAGCGCATGAAATTGAGAAGCACGGTGAGCGTGGTGCGGCTGACCGCAGACAAAGTAATCAGTATTCAGTGATCCGTGATCAATCCATCTCCACCCGGCTGGAGCCATCCGGCGATTTTAAGCCGTAA
- a CDS encoding isoquinoline 1-oxidoreductase, whose amino-acid sequence MEENSIPCPPDFLEDDQLIEPVEFDFGLNRRVFVQLLGAGVLITTAARPALAQRSGRGGGRPVKLSARIHVGADGIIKVMTGKVEVGQGARAELTQGAAEELRVPVSQVQLLMADTSLVPDDGNTAGSRSTPATLPAVRQAAAAARNLLVTVTAQRWNVERDTLEVRDGKVTHPSTRRTLSYAELAQSDEMAKLFDQPAPSDSGVTPLEDWKILGTSVPRPNGRDLVTGSHRFSSDVKRPGMLRGKILRAPSYGAKLISIDLAPARAMKDVIAVQDGPFAGVAAPTTTLAEKALEAIAKTAKWESAPHPSSGELFDYLREQVEGGVPKNPFAEDVAAAHKALRATYHAAYVQHAPMETRSAVAEWNDGKLTVWTGTQNPFGYLGELTRAFRLSADKVRVIVPDTGGGFGGKHSGEAAIEAARLAQAANRPVSLKWTREEEFTWAYFRPAALIEAEATLDAKGALTSWHFVNVNSGQSAINTPYRAGKARSQSASPRAPLRHGSYRALASTANNFARECFMDELAAAAGADPLDFRLAHLENARLRAVLKEAAKRFNWRERSKQKQPDVGVGLACGTEKGSYVAACAEIAFGRKQNRINVRHVCEVFECGAIINPQNLLAQVEGCIIMGLGPALWEAMRFARGKIQNDNFGQYRVPRFSDVPEFDIHLLNRPDLPSVGAGETPIIAVAPAIGNAFFAATGIRLRAMPLVPPAVKA is encoded by the coding sequence ATGGAAGAGAATTCGATCCCTTGCCCACCCGATTTCCTCGAAGACGATCAATTGATCGAACCGGTGGAATTTGACTTTGGACTTAACCGCCGCGTCTTCGTGCAACTGCTCGGCGCGGGAGTCTTGATCACGACCGCCGCGAGGCCTGCGCTTGCGCAACGGAGTGGTCGCGGCGGCGGGCGCCCGGTCAAACTCTCGGCGCGAATCCATGTCGGCGCTGACGGCATCATTAAGGTCATGACCGGCAAGGTCGAAGTTGGCCAGGGCGCCCGCGCGGAACTCACTCAAGGCGCGGCCGAGGAACTTCGCGTGCCCGTGAGCCAGGTGCAACTCCTCATGGCGGACACGAGCCTCGTCCCCGACGACGGCAACACGGCCGGAAGCCGGTCCACTCCGGCCACGTTGCCCGCCGTGCGGCAGGCCGCCGCCGCTGCGAGAAATCTGCTCGTGACGGTCACGGCGCAGCGTTGGAACGTCGAGCGTGACACGCTTGAAGTTCGCGACGGGAAAGTCACGCACCCCTCGACGCGACGAACGCTTTCCTACGCCGAGCTTGCGCAAAGCGATGAAATGGCCAAGTTGTTCGATCAACCGGCACCCTCTGACTCAGGCGTCACTCCGCTGGAAGACTGGAAAATCCTGGGCACCTCCGTGCCGCGTCCAAACGGGCGCGACCTCGTGACCGGCTCGCACCGTTTTTCTTCCGACGTGAAGCGCCCCGGCATGCTGCGCGGCAAAATACTGCGCGCGCCGTCGTATGGCGCCAAACTGATTTCCATCGACCTCGCCCCGGCCCGTGCCATGAAGGACGTCATCGCCGTCCAGGACGGCCCGTTCGCCGGAGTCGCCGCTCCGACGACAACGCTGGCCGAGAAGGCCCTGGAAGCCATTGCGAAAACGGCGAAATGGGAATCGGCGCCTCATCCGTCGAGCGGGGAGCTTTTCGATTATCTCCGGGAACAGGTCGAAGGCGGTGTTCCGAAGAATCCTTTTGCCGAGGACGTGGCGGCGGCGCACAAAGCCCTGCGCGCAACCTACCACGCCGCGTATGTCCAGCATGCGCCCATGGAAACGCGATCCGCGGTCGCGGAATGGAACGACGGAAAACTCACCGTTTGGACCGGCACGCAGAATCCCTTCGGTTACCTGGGTGAATTGACGCGCGCGTTCCGGCTTTCGGCGGATAAGGTGCGCGTCATCGTGCCGGATACAGGCGGCGGCTTTGGAGGCAAGCATTCCGGCGAGGCGGCCATCGAAGCCGCTCGCCTGGCTCAAGCCGCGAACCGGCCCGTGTCTTTGAAGTGGACCCGCGAAGAGGAATTCACCTGGGCTTACTTTCGCCCGGCCGCGCTCATCGAAGCCGAGGCCACGCTCGACGCCAAAGGCGCGCTGACCTCCTGGCACTTTGTGAACGTCAACTCCGGCCAATCCGCCATCAACACGCCGTATCGCGCGGGCAAGGCGCGCAGCCAATCCGCCTCGCCACGAGCTCCGCTGCGCCATGGGTCGTACCGCGCGCTCGCGTCCACCGCGAATAATTTCGCCCGCGAATGTTTCATGGATGAGTTGGCCGCCGCGGCCGGCGCGGATCCGCTGGATTTCCGCCTTGCGCACCTGGAGAACGCCCGCCTTCGCGCCGTTCTCAAAGAAGCCGCGAAGCGCTTCAACTGGCGCGAACGGAGCAAGCAGAAACAGCCCGATGTCGGCGTGGGCCTAGCCTGCGGCACCGAGAAAGGCTCTTACGTCGCCGCCTGCGCCGAGATCGCCTTCGGCCGGAAGCAGAACAGGATTAACGTGCGCCATGTGTGCGAGGTGTTCGAGTGTGGCGCCATCATCAATCCCCAAAACCTGCTCGCTCAGGTCGAGGGCTGCATCATCATGGGACTCGGCCCGGCCTTGTGGGAAGCCATGCGGTTTGCTCGCGGCAAGATTCAGAATGACAACTTTGGGCAATACCGCGTGCCGCGGTTCAGTGACGTTCCGGAGTTCGACATTCATCTGCTAAACCGGCCCGATCTTCCGTCCGTTGGCGCCGGGGAAACGCCGATCATCGCCGTCGCGCCCGCCATCGGGAACGCCTTCTTTGCCGCCACTGGAATCCGCTTGCGTGCGATGCCCTTGGTCCCGCCGGCGGTGAAGGCTTAG
- a CDS encoding (2Fe-2S)-binding protein, producing MPTITELRVNGNTHSLNADADRTLLEVLREDLDLTGAKYGCGAGDCSACTVLVNGVATRSCLTSVGDVAGKEITTIEGLAKNGALHPVQEAFLKEDAFQCGYCIPGMIMGLAGLLAKRPVPSDQEILSRMERHLCRCCGYPSLVKAIRRAAAQARS from the coding sequence ATGCCAACCATCACCGAGCTTCGGGTCAATGGAAACACACATTCCCTCAACGCCGACGCGGATCGCACTTTGCTGGAAGTGCTACGCGAAGATCTCGATTTGACCGGCGCCAAGTACGGCTGCGGCGCAGGCGACTGCAGCGCTTGCACCGTCCTTGTGAACGGTGTGGCCACGCGTTCGTGCCTCACTTCGGTGGGCGATGTGGCCGGAAAAGAAATTACGACGATCGAAGGCCTGGCGAAGAACGGCGCGCTGCACCCGGTTCAGGAAGCCTTTCTGAAGGAGGATGCGTTCCAATGCGGCTACTGCATTCCCGGAATGATCATGGGGCTGGCCGGGCTCCTGGCCAAACGGCCCGTTCCCTCCGATCAGGAAATCCTGTCCCGCATGGAACGGCATCTCTGCCGGTGCTGCGGATATCCCAGCTTGGTCAAAGCTATCCGCCGCGCCGCGGCCCAAGCACGGAGTTGA